The window GCTCTACCAACTGAGCTACTAGGGCTAAACTACTTCGAGCGGGGCGGGGCGCCATCCCCGCGTTGTGTGGTGACACGACAAGTAGCCGTAGCAAAAGCCTTCGCGGACAGAGCCACCCATACCGTCGTCGCTGGTTAGCCTTTAGGCGTCTCAGCCTTCGCGCTTCATTCGGGGGCCGTTCCCGTCGAGGCCGCAAGCCGTATCCCAACGGCGCAAGGCCCTACATACGCGCCACCGCTCGAAACTGTTGCCGGTCTTTCCCGACTGCCATCCCGGAGTGACCGGGCGCTCCCCATGCGGGGCTCAGGCTTTCGAGACGGGCGGTTCATGAGGCCGCCTGTGATGATTTCTGTGCGCTCTTGGCGCAGTTGGTCATCTCGAAACACGTTGCGCCGAAGCGCGAATAGCATAGACGGCGCCAGTCGATGTAGCGGGGAGCGACCCCTTATTTTCGACCGGCCAAGCGCATGACGGGGTTCGAACCCGCGACCTCCGACCCGCGTCGGTGCTCTCCCAGACTGAACTACATGCGGCCGTCTAACTCTGTGCGCCGAAGCGCGAATTGTCCCCGGAACTCTCGCATCCGGGCGCGGCCTTACGTCGTGGGGCTTCTGGGCATTCGGCTCGCCCGCGTTTTTGACCGATCCCCACTTCTACCAAGTCCGCCGTTAGGCAGCATAGGACTTGGAATAGTTCTCTGTCACCTTGGCCCCGCGCGCGGAGCTTCAGGAAAAGCTGCCAACTAGAAACTCATTGCGCCGAAGCGCGAAACTTTCGGCCTGCCGGGCGCCACCCCGGGCACTGTAAGCAGGGAGGCCATGACCCTGGCCCTGCCGCGTGAGCACGGAAGCATGTCCATCCGGGCCGGCGCTTGCCGTTCAAACCGAACTCGTCGCCTCATTCGAGGCAAAATTACACCACCGCGCGAAATCGCACGTTGCAAGCCCGCGGTGTCCGAAGCAGTTAGCCCGCCAGCTCTACCCGCTCAGGATCGACGCGAACGATTTGCCGCTTCCCGAGCATCTCAACCCCTACCATAACGCGCCCTCGGCCGTCAACCCCTTCGCATTCCAAAATCATATCGCTTATCTTATTGATAATAAGCCTTATTTTATCTCCCTTGCGATACGCGACCTTTTTGCCCACAATTAACGGACCAGCTTTTTCGAGGTTTTCTACCCATTCTCCCGGTATTTCTGCCGGCACGAACCGCTCTCCTTCCCAATTGCCGAGGATGTAGGAGACGCCGATCGCGTTTCGAATGCGCGCTATATCCGCTATATTGTCGAGCCGTACGAAGATATACCCCGGCATCAGCGATTTCTCGCGGAATTTCTGCGCTTGCGTCCGCCGATCAATGAAATAGCGATGCTCGAGCGGCCGATATGTCCGCAGGCCGGCGCGACGAAGGTAGAAATCCGCTCGCGTGTCGCGCCCGCTGCTTTTGATGACGTGCCATGCGCTCATGCGCTGTCCCTCGGTTGCCGTTTGCCGGGCCAGCCGTGGCCCGTGGTGAGTTGAGACGCAGGGACGCTACTTGGACAATGGCCGAGTTTTAGACTCCGCATATGATCGCTGTTACGGTCGCCAACAGCCACAGCGCCACAAATCGCTCGACGCCCGCCTTATCTTTGTCATCGCGCCGCTGCCAGCACCGATCGAACCGCATATCGAGCACGAA is drawn from bacterium and contains these coding sequences:
- a CDS encoding transcription termination/antitermination NusG family protein, whose protein sequence is MSAWHVIKSSGRDTRADFYLRRAGLRTYRPLEHRYFIDRRTQAQKFREKSLMPGYIFVRLDNIADIARIRNAIGVSYILGNWEGERFVPAEIPGEWVENLEKAGPLIVGKKVAYRKGDKIRLIINKISDMILECEGVDGRGRVMVGVEMLGKRQIVRVDPERVELAG